From the genome of Nasonia vitripennis strain AsymCx chromosome 1, Nvit_psr_1.1, whole genome shotgun sequence, one region includes:
- the LOC100114794 gene encoding ADP-ribosylation factor-like protein 8B isoform X2, with protein sequence MVLSCFYCGQEWTLLSGQFSEDMIPTVGFNMRKITKGNVTIKVWDIGGQPRFRSMWERYCRGVNAIVYMVDAADPEKIEASRNELHNLLDKPQLAGIPVLVLGNKRDLPHAYDENGLIDRMNLSAIQDREICCYSISCKEKDNIDITLQWLIAHSKSGVR encoded by the exons ATGGTGCTTAGCTGCTTCTATTGTGGCCAAGAATGGACATTGTTG tctGGACAATTCAGTGAAGACATGATTCCAACTGTAGGTTTCAACATGCGTAAAATTACAAAGGGCAATGTAACCATCAAAGTTTGGGACATTGGTGGTCAGCCAAGATTTAGATCTATGTGGGAACGCTATTGCCGAGGTGTCAACGCTATAGTTTATATGGTAGATGCTGCTGACCCAGAGAAGATTGAAGCAAGTCGCAATGAGCTGCACAATTTGTTAGATAAGCCGCAACTTGCTGGAATACCAGTATTGGTATTAGGAAATAAAAGGGATCTACCTCATGCGTATGATGAAAATGGGCTTATAGATAGAAT GAATCTTTCGGCAATTCAAGATCGTGAGATATGCTGTTACAGCATTTCGTGCAAAGAAAAAGACAATATAGACATAACGTTGCAATGgctcatagcacattcaaaaAGCGGAGTTCGCTAA
- the Ndufb7 gene encoding NADH dehydrogenase [ubiquinone] 1 beta subcomplex subunit 7 encodes MGNMFVRTWDNFWNPELNPVPYGPVTFDPFFGIGPRKERVMVAKEEELRAAKIPKDKWDFCAHTLLEVERCRADHFPFVYRCKEQAHAASMCNLEDYLLRMKEYERERRLLRRKHRIEQAQAQAQGA; translated from the exons ATGGGGAACATGTTCGTGCGTACCTGGGACAATTTTTGGAATCCGGAGTTAAACCCGGTGCCCTATGGCCCAGTTACCTTCGATCCGTTCTTTGGAATTGGTCCGCGAAAGGAGAGAG TTATGGTAGCAAAAGAAGAAGAGCTGAGAGCTGCCAAAATACCAAAGGACAAGTGGGACTTTTGTGCACACACGCTACTCGAAGTTGAGAGATGTAGAGCCGATCACTTTCCTTTTGTCTATAGGTGCAAAGAACAGGCTCATGCTGCCAGCATGTGTAATTTAGAAGA CTACTTGTTGAGAATGAAAGAGTATGAAAGGGAGCGCAGATTACTTCGCAGAAAGCACCGCATTGAACAGGCTCAAGCTCAAGCTCAAGgagcataa
- the LOC100114794 gene encoding ADP-ribosylation factor-like protein 8B-A isoform X1: MLALINRILDWFKSLFWKEEMELTLVGLQYSGKTTFVNVIASGQFSEDMIPTVGFNMRKITKGNVTIKVWDIGGQPRFRSMWERYCRGVNAIVYMVDAADPEKIEASRNELHNLLDKPQLAGIPVLVLGNKRDLPHAYDENGLIDRMNLSAIQDREICCYSISCKEKDNIDITLQWLIAHSKSGVR; encoded by the exons ATGCTGGCGCTCATCAACCGTATCCTCGACTGGTTCAAGTCGCTCTTCTGGAAGGAGGAGATGGAGCTGACCCTCGTCGGGCTCCAGTACAGCGGCAAGACCACCTTCGTCAACGTCATCGCG tctGGACAATTCAGTGAAGACATGATTCCAACTGTAGGTTTCAACATGCGTAAAATTACAAAGGGCAATGTAACCATCAAAGTTTGGGACATTGGTGGTCAGCCAAGATTTAGATCTATGTGGGAACGCTATTGCCGAGGTGTCAACGCTATAGTTTATATGGTAGATGCTGCTGACCCAGAGAAGATTGAAGCAAGTCGCAATGAGCTGCACAATTTGTTAGATAAGCCGCAACTTGCTGGAATACCAGTATTGGTATTAGGAAATAAAAGGGATCTACCTCATGCGTATGATGAAAATGGGCTTATAGATAGAAT GAATCTTTCGGCAATTCAAGATCGTGAGATATGCTGTTACAGCATTTCGTGCAAAGAAAAAGACAATATAGACATAACGTTGCAATGgctcatagcacattcaaaaAGCGGAGTTCGCTAA
- the Ndufb7 gene encoding NADH dehydrogenase [ubiquinone] 1 beta subcomplex subunit 7 isoform X1, translated as MVKLTPDLIQQSMQYINPVRDRELDLRGYKIPAIENLGATLDQFDTIDFSDNDIRKIDGFPLLKRIKTLFFNNNRIVRIGEGLEFCIPNLETLMLTGNMIQELGDIEALIPLQNLTNLCLLQNPISAKSHYRPYLVYKLPQLRLLDFKKIKQKERQEATAFFKSPKGKEIAKEITKKAKAQAQGSNGMDRPAMSGNERDKIKEAISNATSLEEVQRLSKLLQSGHIPGDNRHRNGNSSMDPMEEDDD; from the exons ATGGTCAAATTAACTCCAGATTTGATACAACAATCTATGCAATATATAAATCCTGTCAGGGATCGTGAACTGGATCTTAGAG gatACAAAATACCAGCGATAGAGAACTTAGGAGCAACTTTG GACCAGTTTGATACAATAGACTTTTCAGATAATGATATAAGGAAAATAGATGGATTTCCACTGTTGAAGCGTATCAAAACGCTTTTCTTTAACAACAACCGCATAGTCAGAATAGGAGAGGGTTTGGAATTCTGTATACCCAACCTAGAAACATTAATGCTCACAGGAAACATGATTCAAGAACTTGGGGACATAGAAGCTCTTATTCCATTGCAAAATCTTACTAATCTTTGCCTGCTGCAAAATCCAATCTCAGCGAAATCTCATTACAGACCATATCTTGTGTATAAACTGCCACAGTTGAGATTACTggatttcaaaaaaattaagcaaAAGGAACGTCAAGAGGCAACAGCATTCTTTAAGAGTCCGAAGGGCAAGGAAATAGCTAAAGAAATAACAAAGAAGGCCAAGGCTCAGGCTCAGGGATCCAATGGAATGGATAGACCTGCTATGAGTGGAAACGAGAGAGACAAAATCAAGGAAGCCATTTCAAATGCCACATCACTTGAAGAAGTACAGAGGCTCAGCAAATTACTGCAGTCGGGACATATTCCAGGAGATAATAGGCATCGAAATG GAAACTCAAGCATGGATCCAATGGAAGAAGATGACGACTAA
- the LOC100115131 gene encoding elongation of very long chain fatty acids protein 7, with product MASAAAELVVEREPEPRVDASSLVVDANRTFVGAEGLVRMALDQYTEILTTVSDPRVSNWPLMDSPIPTFLIVVLYLYSVTLLGPRLMANRKPFQLRNILVAYNAFQVIFSLGMLYEHLMSGWLLDYSYKCQPVDYSHNPLALRMANLCWWYFISKFTEFADTIFFVLRKKDSQVTFLHLYHHSLTPLETWICVKFIAGGHGTLGNLINNAVHVVMYFYYMLAAAGPEYQKYLWWKKHLTTVQLVQFFLVFVHSAQALVFDCGYPKLVAALLLLHSTIFFVLFYDFYLQAYRRRQQTANKQLKSE from the exons ATGGCGTCGGCGGCTGCGGAGCTGGTGGTGGAGCGGGAGCCGGAGCCTAGAGTGGACGCGAGTAGCCTCGTGGTCGACGCCAACCGGACGTTCGTCGGCGCCGAGGGTCTTGTCCGTATGGCCCTCGACCAGTACACCGAGATCCTGACCACAGTCTCGGATCCCAGGGTCAGCAACTGGCCCCTGATGGACTCACCCATACCGACCTTCCTCATCGTCGTGCTGTACCTCTACAGCGTCACCCTTCTGGGACCCAGACTCATGGCCAACCGCAAGCCCTTCCAACTGAGGAATATTCTGGTCGCTTACAATGCGTTCCAGGTTATATTCTCGTTGGGAATGTTGTATGAG CATCTGATGTCGGGATGGCTACTGGACTACAGCTACAAGTGTCAGCCCGTCGACTACTCGCACAATCCGTTGGCTCTGAGGATGGCCAACCTCTGCTGGTGGTACTTTATCAGCAAGTTCACCGAGTTTGCCGATACG ATATTCTTCGTTCTGAGGAAGAAGGACAGCCAGGTGACGTTCCTACATCTGTATCACCACTCGCTGACGCCCCTGGAGACCTGGATCTGCGTAAAGTTCATCGCCGGCGGCCATGGAACCCTCGGAAATCTCATCAACAATGCCGTACACGTGGTCATGTACTTCTACTACATGCTCGCCGCCGCCGGACCTGAGTACCAGAAGTACCTCTGGTGGAAGAAGCACCTCACCACCGTTCAGCTG GTGCAATTCTTCCTGGTGTTTGTGCACAGCGCCCAGGCCTTGGTCTTCGACTGCGGATACCCCAAGCTCGTCGCCGCTCTTCTCCTACTTCACTCGACGATCTTCTTCGTCCTCTTCTACGACTTCTACCTGCAGGCCTACCGCAGGAGGCAGCAAACCGCCAACAAGCAGCTCAAGTCCGAGTAG